A region of Homo sapiens chromosome 17, GRCh38.p14 Primary Assembly DNA encodes the following proteins:
- the COA3 gene encoding cytochrome c oxidase assembly factor 3 homolog, mitochondrial: MASSGAGDPLDSKRGEAPFAQRIDPTREKLTPEQLHSMRQAELAQWQKVLPRRRTRNIVTGLGIGALVLAIYGYTFYSISQERFLDELEDEAKAARARALARASGS, from the exons ATGGCGTCTTCGGGAGCTGGTGACCCTCTGGATTCTAAGCGTGGAGAGGCCCCGTTCGCTCAGCGTATCGACCCGACTCGGGAGAAGCTGACACCCGAGCAACTGCATTCCAtgcggcaggcggagcttgcccAGTGGCAGAAGGTCCTACCACGGCGGCGAACCCGGAACATCGTGACCGGCCTAGGCATCGGGGCCCTGGTGTTGGCTATTT ATGGTTACACCTTCTACTCGATTTCCCAGGAGCGTTTCCTAGATGAGCTAGAAGACGAGGCCAAAGCTGCCCGAGCCCGAGCTCTGGCAAGGGCGTCAGGGTCCTAA